One window of Cohnella hashimotonis genomic DNA carries:
- a CDS encoding carbohydrate ABC transporter permease gives MRKIRLSLGIAELVMLLAACLFLVPFLNVLLASFKPSSEVFDALHFPSSWEFAHYGAILGEGRFAQSLFNTVVITSLSLGLVVLFTSMAGYAIGRSGRGLFQIVFFILISGMIIPLQSTIIPIFKLATAISLINTRTLMILLYTAGAIPFATIIYTGFVKGIPSEMEEAAAMEGCGKTRTFFTIIFPLLLPATGTVIVTNVFTIWNDFFGPLIYLYSPGKQTLMTLIYQFKQERTTDWGPIFALSVIATIPLILLFFFVQDKFLKGLTAGAVKG, from the coding sequence GTGAGGAAGATTCGGCTCAGCCTCGGCATTGCGGAGCTGGTTATGCTGCTCGCGGCTTGTCTTTTTCTGGTCCCTTTCTTGAATGTGCTCCTTGCCAGCTTCAAGCCTTCAAGCGAAGTGTTCGACGCGCTCCATTTCCCTTCAAGCTGGGAATTCGCGCATTACGGGGCGATTTTGGGCGAGGGCCGGTTTGCGCAGTCGTTGTTCAATACCGTCGTCATCACTTCTTTAAGTCTGGGGCTGGTCGTGCTTTTCACTTCCATGGCCGGGTATGCGATCGGGCGTTCCGGCAGGGGCTTGTTCCAGATCGTGTTCTTTATTCTGATCTCGGGCATGATCATTCCGCTGCAATCGACGATCATCCCGATTTTTAAGCTCGCAACGGCGATTTCCTTGATCAATACGCGCACGCTCATGATTTTGCTGTACACGGCCGGCGCGATCCCGTTTGCCACGATTATCTACACGGGCTTCGTCAAAGGCATCCCTTCCGAGATGGAAGAGGCCGCCGCCATGGAGGGCTGCGGGAAGACGCGCACGTTTTTTACGATTATTTTCCCGCTCCTGCTGCCTGCCACCGGCACCGTCATCGTGACGAACGTCTTTACGATCTGGAACGATTTTTTCGGACCGCTCATTTACTTGTACAGCCCAGGCAAACAAACGCTGATGACGCTCATTTATCAGTTCAAGCAGGAACGGACGACCGATTGGGGTCCGATATTCGCCTTGAGCGTTATTGCTACGATTCCGCTGATTTTATTGTTTTTCTTCGTGCAGGATAAGTTTCTAAAAGGCTTGACGGCCGGCGCGGTCAAGGGTTGA
- a CDS encoding DUF6259 domain-containing protein, producing the protein MIIERSAYTIELDSANGSLLAFTDKRSGKNMIHGGSAARPIFTLRLRDDAGQALDVTALQAASVTLEPTSEAADGATQVRFIYTKLQNLDLDAVVEVDMPHDSNLTDWRISFDNRTSYLVEWIDFPDVVVPNDLVAAGGTARILWPAHEGVLIEDIGRREKTWLKYQETGYPSKGWDGTYPGPAPTQFMAYYDDDCGLYVGAHDARHQVKSIEFLPFDGGVRLQYRIFVEGAGQGSYQMEFNMVLGVFHGDWHQAAELYRHWFEQGSTPPRIADNRDLPAWYQESPVVVTYPVRGVKDTGNMDPNEYYPYVNAIPHLERLSERFDSKVMALLMHWEGSAPWAPPYIWPPYGGEEGMRQFADELHARGHLLGLYASGIAWTQMSLLDPDYNREADFERLELEKVMCVSPEGELPYSLICNGAQRWGYDMCPSQPFVTETVLEEIRGVANSGCDYMQYFDQNLGGLSYLCYSKEHDHPPGPGRWQTEAMKTLFRKIRQEWKAMGKDIVLGCEAAAAEPFLSELPFNDLRFNIGLFTGEPVPVYQYVYHEYINNFMGNQNSSGQSIDLLKSPDNLLWRTAYSFAAGDMLTVVLGRGGAINWDWGTEWDYPAPDQEAIGTLIRNLNAWRNGAGKPYLVTGRMLAPERLANVSAQSIHMRDGSVLKQPSILKTKWQSAEGRVAQFLVNYTTEPQSYDWHRPQDGATGPVLAYEQPDGEGLELAARAEGGTYRGTVAPLSCIMLAWTPSTQAAK; encoded by the coding sequence ATGATCATCGAGCGCTCGGCCTATACGATCGAACTGGATTCGGCGAACGGATCTTTGCTGGCATTTACGGATAAGCGATCCGGGAAAAACATGATTCATGGCGGGAGCGCAGCCAGGCCGATCTTTACGCTTCGGCTGCGGGACGACGCCGGACAAGCGCTGGACGTCACGGCGCTGCAGGCGGCGTCCGTCACGCTGGAGCCGACTTCGGAAGCGGCGGACGGTGCGACGCAGGTCCGTTTCATATATACGAAGCTGCAAAACCTGGATCTGGATGCCGTTGTTGAGGTGGATATGCCGCACGATTCCAACCTGACAGACTGGCGCATTTCCTTCGACAATCGGACGTCATACCTCGTGGAGTGGATCGACTTCCCGGACGTCGTCGTGCCGAACGATCTTGTCGCAGCAGGGGGCACGGCACGGATCCTGTGGCCGGCCCACGAGGGCGTGCTGATCGAAGATATCGGCAGGCGGGAGAAGACATGGTTGAAATACCAGGAAACCGGATATCCCAGCAAAGGCTGGGACGGAACCTACCCCGGCCCCGCACCGACGCAGTTCATGGCTTATTACGATGACGACTGCGGCTTGTACGTCGGCGCGCACGATGCGCGGCATCAAGTAAAATCGATCGAATTTCTTCCGTTCGACGGGGGCGTGAGGCTCCAGTATCGCATTTTCGTCGAGGGTGCCGGCCAAGGTTCCTATCAAATGGAATTTAATATGGTGCTGGGCGTCTTCCATGGCGATTGGCATCAGGCTGCCGAGCTCTACCGACATTGGTTTGAGCAGGGAAGCACGCCGCCGCGCATCGCGGACAATCGGGACTTGCCCGCCTGGTACCAGGAATCGCCCGTCGTCGTGACGTATCCCGTGCGGGGCGTTAAGGATACGGGCAACATGGATCCCAACGAATATTATCCTTACGTGAATGCGATCCCGCATCTGGAGCGGCTGTCCGAGCGCTTCGACAGCAAGGTGATGGCGCTGCTTATGCACTGGGAAGGATCCGCGCCGTGGGCGCCGCCTTATATCTGGCCCCCTTACGGAGGAGAAGAAGGCATGCGGCAGTTCGCCGACGAGCTGCATGCGCGCGGCCATCTGCTCGGTTTGTACGCGAGCGGCATCGCCTGGACGCAGATGAGCCTGCTCGATCCCGATTACAACCGGGAAGCGGACTTCGAACGCCTGGAGCTGGAGAAGGTCATGTGCGTGTCGCCTGAGGGCGAGCTGCCGTACTCCCTGATCTGCAACGGTGCGCAGCGCTGGGGGTACGATATGTGTCCGTCGCAGCCGTTCGTGACGGAGACGGTGCTTGAGGAGATCAGGGGCGTCGCGAATAGCGGCTGCGATTACATGCAGTATTTCGACCAGAACCTGGGCGGACTGTCTTACCTGTGCTACAGCAAGGAGCACGACCATCCGCCGGGACCCGGGCGCTGGCAGACGGAAGCGATGAAGACGTTGTTCCGCAAGATTCGGCAGGAGTGGAAGGCAATGGGCAAAGACATCGTGCTCGGCTGCGAAGCGGCTGCCGCGGAGCCGTTCTTAAGCGAGCTTCCTTTTAACGACCTGCGCTTCAATATCGGTTTGTTCACCGGAGAGCCGGTGCCCGTCTATCAGTATGTGTACCACGAATATATCAATAACTTCATGGGCAACCAGAACTCTAGCGGCCAGAGCATCGACCTGCTCAAGTCGCCGGACAATCTGCTCTGGCGGACCGCCTATTCCTTCGCGGCGGGAGACATGCTCACGGTCGTGCTCGGACGCGGAGGCGCGATCAACTGGGATTGGGGGACGGAATGGGATTATCCGGCGCCGGATCAAGAGGCGATCGGCACGCTGATCCGCAATCTCAACGCCTGGCGTAACGGCGCCGGCAAGCCGTATCTCGTGACGGGCAGGATGCTCGCGCCGGAGCGGCTGGCCAATGTGTCCGCGCAATCGATTCACATGCGGGACGGCAGCGTGCTGAAGCAGCCTTCCATTCTTAAGACGAAGTGGCAGTCTGCGGAGGGCCGGGTCGCGCAGTTCCTGGTGAATTACACGACGGAGCCGCAATCTTATGACTGGCATCGGCCGCAGGACGGGGCAACCGGCCCAGTGCTGGCCTACGAGCAGCCCGACGGCGAGGGGCTCGAGCTCGCCGCGCGTGCCGAAGGAGGGACGTACCGGGGTACGGTCGCGCCGCTATCCTGCATCATGCTGGCGTGGACGCCGTCGACACAGGCGGCGAAGTAA
- a CDS encoding discoidin domain-containing protein, which yields MKWMVRSAGLFMFMIACVLLLTPGRQVAASDGVPFGTHTVPGTIQAEDFNSGSIRDAYFAQASSQVIRETAYRDVANVDLYSDGSNRYVVSSNDQAAGSSTAGYISEYLKYTFTVGASDAGWYDIVYRAKAGTSGQKGSISTLIDNVQKGATNKIDSTVLQTYTLPMPVYLEAGTHVLTTEYSGPDPGTYVDWIRFDKRTAAPAFPAPQRITGLIDNSETVVANVVVTADPTGAADATGAIQSALDLARQMGGGVVYLPAGTYRLDSGLTVPANVVLRGNWGNPLQETPQNGTILAVYSTTKSAVTLSGANATVRDLSFWYPNQGAYSAGGFAPTSYPYTVYSEASSVNAYRLTFYNSFQGIYFDKGSAVNIQDIYGTFLFQGITLDGNYEYSYLTNLFMDGAIWANAPSAVTGKPNAAQRAQIAAYTKSYLYGIKLWKNDGLTMYGISINEANDGILIEQGPPASNGAYGAMAKINANVRTDYVRAEVGEFINTDKVWQARPLFYAFAPVRKPANESNLINVKDAPYNAKGNGVADDGPAIQSALTAAGNAGGGTVFLPPGSYKVSGSLQVPTGVELTGSHGYVHAHNNLDTTVLLAYSGKDTAAPDSATAFLTLSQGAGIKGFSVYYPEQGFADGGDPGVPADIRSLYPVKKYPYTVRAAGTDTWVKYVEIENGYNGIDYGTTAADRFVVSGTWINAANVAVNVGANTNGGWVEQVVVTYGTFFQSKHANSPHTYGFDAAKNYTLAHTDAFVFGNSTNVASFAADSFAVKTGLHTAAPSGGTGPQNLTLFLPSVDTSSGPNVLIEKGGSIHMVGLQAGVMPGQPYTKTGAGFTGTMNIYDSLLWGDTTTTVQQLGGTVNVYDKDEGVYAAIPITQGRPATASASAGSNGPERAVDGMRTSKWVSTTGTTHWLAVDLGSVQSLTRWVVKHASYNGESPAFNTRDFKLQKSVDGVTWTDLESITGNTAGLTDRSISADARYVRLYITQGTQIGSDGYARIYDFEVYGSTNISLNRWASANAYNLASETPQKALDGDLNSKWVAITKTPNNDYWLQADLFAPVTVKRWVVIHPGAVSSSYDIYNARAYKLQASADGTTWTDIDSVSGNASAMTDRTIPAVTARYFRLVITEGTQSGYDGYARIQEFQLYN from the coding sequence ATGAAATGGATGGTTCGCAGCGCAGGTCTTTTCATGTTTATGATCGCATGTGTCTTGCTGTTAACGCCGGGCCGGCAAGTTGCCGCCTCCGACGGGGTGCCCTTTGGCACGCATACCGTGCCGGGAACCATTCAGGCGGAGGATTTCAATTCCGGCAGCATCCGTGACGCATACTTCGCGCAAGCTTCTTCTCAGGTCATTCGCGAAACCGCTTACAGAGACGTGGCGAACGTCGACCTATATTCGGATGGATCGAATCGTTATGTCGTGAGCTCGAACGATCAGGCGGCGGGTTCGTCGACCGCCGGCTATATTAGCGAGTATTTGAAATATACATTCACGGTCGGCGCGTCCGACGCGGGCTGGTACGACATCGTTTACAGGGCGAAGGCCGGGACGTCGGGACAAAAAGGCAGCATTTCGACATTGATCGATAACGTGCAAAAAGGAGCGACGAACAAAATCGATTCGACCGTGCTCCAGACGTATACGCTGCCCATGCCGGTCTATCTCGAGGCCGGTACCCACGTGCTGACGACGGAGTACAGCGGGCCGGACCCGGGCACCTATGTAGACTGGATCCGCTTCGACAAGCGCACGGCGGCTCCGGCTTTTCCGGCGCCCCAACGGATCACGGGCCTGATCGACAATAGCGAGACGGTCGTCGCGAATGTCGTAGTGACGGCAGACCCCACAGGAGCGGCGGACGCGACCGGCGCGATACAGTCCGCCTTGGATCTGGCGCGTCAAATGGGCGGCGGCGTGGTGTATTTGCCGGCAGGTACGTATCGCCTGGATTCGGGCTTGACCGTTCCCGCCAACGTCGTGCTTCGCGGCAATTGGGGCAATCCGCTGCAGGAGACGCCGCAAAACGGCACGATTCTCGCGGTTTATTCCACTACAAAAAGCGCCGTAACGCTCTCGGGCGCGAATGCGACCGTACGCGACCTAAGCTTCTGGTATCCGAACCAAGGCGCTTATTCGGCAGGCGGGTTCGCGCCGACGAGCTACCCGTATACCGTCTATTCCGAGGCCTCCTCGGTCAATGCCTACAGGCTCACGTTCTACAATTCGTTTCAAGGCATTTATTTCGACAAGGGCAGCGCGGTTAACATTCAGGACATCTACGGAACCTTCCTGTTCCAGGGCATTACGCTGGACGGCAATTACGAATACTCCTATCTGACCAATCTGTTCATGGACGGCGCGATCTGGGCGAATGCGCCGTCCGCGGTGACGGGCAAGCCGAACGCCGCCCAGCGGGCGCAGATTGCCGCATATACGAAAAGCTATTTGTACGGCATCAAGCTGTGGAAAAACGACGGCTTGACGATGTACGGCATTAGTATCAACGAGGCTAATGACGGCATCTTGATCGAGCAGGGGCCGCCTGCCTCCAACGGCGCTTACGGCGCGATGGCCAAGATCAACGCGAATGTCCGAACGGATTATGTACGTGCGGAGGTCGGGGAGTTCATCAACACGGACAAGGTATGGCAGGCGCGTCCGTTGTTCTATGCCTTTGCGCCCGTGCGCAAACCGGCGAACGAAAGCAATCTGATCAATGTGAAGGATGCGCCTTACAATGCCAAGGGGAATGGCGTCGCGGACGACGGCCCGGCGATCCAAAGCGCCTTGACGGCAGCGGGGAATGCGGGAGGCGGTACCGTGTTCCTGCCGCCGGGCTCGTATAAGGTGTCCGGATCGCTGCAAGTGCCGACGGGCGTGGAGCTGACGGGCAGCCACGGCTACGTCCATGCCCACAACAATTTGGATACGACCGTTCTGCTCGCCTACAGCGGCAAAGATACGGCAGCGCCGGATTCCGCGACGGCCTTTCTGACGCTCAGCCAGGGTGCCGGAATCAAGGGCTTCAGCGTGTATTATCCGGAGCAAGGCTTCGCCGACGGCGGCGATCCGGGCGTCCCGGCCGACATCCGTTCGCTCTATCCGGTCAAGAAGTATCCGTATACCGTGCGCGCGGCCGGAACGGATACATGGGTCAAATACGTAGAGATCGAGAACGGCTACAACGGCATCGATTACGGGACGACGGCGGCAGACCGGTTCGTCGTATCCGGAACGTGGATCAATGCCGCCAACGTGGCGGTCAACGTGGGCGCGAATACGAACGGGGGCTGGGTAGAACAAGTCGTCGTCACCTACGGGACCTTCTTCCAGTCGAAGCATGCCAACAGTCCGCACACCTACGGCTTCGACGCGGCAAAAAACTATACGCTCGCCCATACGGACGCTTTCGTCTTCGGCAACAGTACGAATGTCGCTTCTTTTGCCGCAGACTCGTTTGCCGTAAAAACGGGCCTCCATACCGCAGCGCCATCGGGCGGGACGGGGCCTCAGAATCTGACGCTGTTCCTGCCCTCCGTCGATACGTCGTCGGGCCCCAACGTACTGATTGAAAAGGGCGGCAGCATCCACATGGTCGGACTTCAGGCAGGGGTGATGCCGGGACAGCCTTACACAAAGACAGGCGCGGGCTTTACGGGCACGATGAACATTTACGATTCGCTGCTATGGGGAGATACGACGACGACCGTCCAGCAGCTGGGCGGCACGGTGAACGTTTATGACAAGGACGAAGGCGTGTACGCGGCCATCCCGATCACGCAGGGGAGGCCGGCTACGGCCAGCGCTTCCGCTGGAAGCAACGGACCCGAACGCGCGGTCGACGGCATGCGCACGTCCAAGTGGGTGTCCACGACCGGAACGACCCATTGGCTCGCCGTCGATCTCGGCTCGGTGCAGAGCCTGACCCGCTGGGTAGTGAAGCATGCTTCTTACAATGGGGAGAGTCCTGCATTCAACACGCGCGACTTCAAGCTGCAGAAGAGCGTGGACGGCGTAACCTGGACCGATCTGGAGAGCATTACCGGAAATACGGCCGGCTTGACCGATCGCTCGATCTCTGCGGACGCCAGGTACGTGCGTCTGTATATTACCCAAGGTACGCAGATTGGCTCGGACGGGTATGCGCGCATCTACGATTTCGAAGTTTATGGCAGCACGAACATCAGCCTTAACCGGTGGGCTTCCGCCAATGCCTACAACCTGGCGAGCGAGACCCCGCAAAAGGCGTTGGACGGAGACTTGAATTCGAAATGGGTCGCGATTACGAAGACGCCGAACAACGATTATTGGCTGCAGGCGGATCTGTTCGCTCCGGTTACCGTCAAGCGTTGGGTCGTCATCCATCCGGGCGCCGTCTCGTCGAGCTATGACATATACAATGCCCGGGCATACAAGCTCCAGGCGAGCGCGGACGGGACGACCTGGACCGACATCGACAGCGTCAGCGGCAATGCGAGCGCCATGACCGACCGTACGATCCCGGCCGTGACGGCGAGATATTTTAGACTCGTGATTACCGAAGGCACCCAGAGCGGATACGACGGCTATGCCCGCATTCAGGAGTTCCAGCTGTACAATTGA
- a CDS encoding glycosyltransferase WbsX family protein: MTDKHKPEVAVYYFPNYHVDPRNEATHGAGWNEWELVRRATPRFPGHEQPKVPLWGYLDESKPETAEKQIAAAADHGIDAFIYDWYWYEDGAFLNKALENGFMQASNNDRLKFSLMWANHDWINIFPYKRGMDHTLLHSGQVSLQAFEAACDYMIEKYFGHPSYWRVEGGLYFSVYELMSLIQSLGGIERTKTALDGFRAKVRNAGLGELHLNAVVWGIQNLPGERTLENPGERVQELGFDSVTSYVWIHHIALDSYPTVDYPAYAKKSEADWGKFRKQFGDYGIPYYPNVSMGWDSSPRTVQSDVHANIGYPFTPVLVGNTPEAFRESLAAAKAFIKASSDTVPPILTINSWNEWTEGSYIEPDTVNGMGYLEAIQSVFGKK; the protein is encoded by the coding sequence ATGACCGACAAGCACAAACCGGAAGTCGCCGTCTATTATTTTCCGAACTATCATGTCGACCCCCGCAACGAAGCGACGCATGGCGCGGGCTGGAACGAATGGGAGCTTGTGCGCCGCGCGACGCCGCGCTTCCCCGGACACGAGCAGCCCAAGGTGCCGCTGTGGGGCTATCTGGACGAATCCAAACCCGAGACTGCGGAAAAACAGATTGCCGCCGCGGCCGATCACGGCATCGATGCCTTCATTTACGACTGGTATTGGTACGAAGACGGCGCCTTCCTGAATAAGGCGCTCGAGAACGGCTTCATGCAAGCGTCCAACAATGACCGGTTGAAATTTTCCCTGATGTGGGCGAATCACGACTGGATCAACATTTTTCCGTACAAGCGCGGAATGGACCATACCCTGCTTCACAGCGGACAAGTGTCGCTGCAAGCGTTCGAAGCGGCGTGCGACTATATGATCGAAAAGTACTTCGGCCATCCGTCGTATTGGCGCGTGGAAGGCGGTCTGTACTTCTCCGTCTATGAATTGATGAGCCTGATTCAAAGCCTGGGAGGCATCGAACGGACGAAAACGGCGCTCGACGGATTCCGGGCCAAGGTGCGGAACGCGGGACTCGGCGAGCTGCATCTGAACGCCGTCGTCTGGGGCATTCAAAATTTGCCGGGAGAGCGCACGCTCGAGAATCCGGGCGAACGCGTGCAGGAGCTTGGCTTCGACAGCGTCACTTCGTACGTCTGGATTCACCATATCGCGCTGGATTCGTACCCGACCGTCGACTATCCGGCATACGCCAAGAAGTCCGAAGCGGATTGGGGCAAGTTCCGCAAGCAGTTCGGCGATTACGGCATCCCCTACTACCCTAACGTGTCCATGGGCTGGGACTCGAGTCCGCGTACCGTACAATCCGACGTGCACGCCAATATCGGGTATCCGTTCACGCCGGTTCTTGTCGGCAATACGCCCGAAGCGTTCCGCGAGTCGCTCGCAGCCGCCAAGGCATTCATTAAAGCGTCTAGCGATACGGTCCCTCCCATCTTGACCATCAACTCCTGGAACGAATGGACGGAAGGCAGCTATATCGAGCCGGACACCGTGAACGGCATGGGGTATCTGGAAGCGATTCAATCGGTATTCGGCAAGAAATAA
- a CDS encoding AraC family transcriptional regulator, whose protein sequence is MEQKKEARQGIGFRELAPYVRLVQHINGDDRYRLPPRIIYDYEFKFVLEGRCDYVIEGVHYAIGPGDMVILQPMVRHSCAVPPSETFRYFAAHFDLIYMGDAYNFSVDDVYLSQDYEHSPFIPDDPELTERPVVFLSDIDFPCVVQTSNPGAYEALLRSMHATFEGGEYGKELRLRGDLLHLFALLVLELSTPAGISIRHPQSERIGQAVQWMREHYRSQLQLGDIAASVHLSPSRFRALFKEATGQSPMEMLVSLRMDKAKELLLHSSLTVGQIADEVGYPDLHYFSRLFKRCEGLSPMQYAQSLRSRFS, encoded by the coding sequence ATGGAACAGAAAAAAGAGGCGCGGCAAGGCATCGGGTTCCGGGAGTTGGCGCCTTATGTACGCCTCGTTCAACATATCAACGGCGACGATCGCTACCGGCTGCCTCCACGCATCATCTATGATTACGAGTTCAAGTTCGTGCTCGAAGGCCGCTGCGATTATGTGATCGAAGGCGTCCATTACGCCATCGGTCCGGGCGATATGGTCATTCTGCAGCCGATGGTGCGGCATTCCTGCGCGGTCCCGCCAAGCGAGACTTTCCGCTATTTCGCCGCGCACTTCGATTTAATCTACATGGGGGACGCCTACAACTTTTCGGTCGACGACGTCTATCTAAGCCAAGATTACGAGCACTCGCCGTTCATTCCGGACGACCCGGAACTGACGGAGCGGCCCGTCGTCTTTTTGTCCGATATCGATTTTCCGTGCGTCGTTCAGACATCTAATCCCGGCGCATACGAAGCGCTGCTTCGTTCCATGCATGCGACGTTCGAGGGCGGCGAATACGGCAAGGAGCTGCGCTTGCGCGGCGATCTGCTTCATCTATTCGCCCTTCTCGTCCTGGAGTTGTCGACGCCGGCCGGGATCAGCATTCGCCACCCGCAGAGCGAACGGATCGGACAAGCCGTTCAATGGATGCGCGAGCATTACCGTTCCCAGCTGCAGCTGGGCGATATCGCGGCATCCGTGCATTTGTCGCCAAGCCGGTTCCGCGCCTTGTTTAAAGAAGCGACCGGCCAATCCCCCATGGAGATGCTCGTCTCTCTGCGCATGGACAAGGCCAAGGAGCTGCTGCTTCATTCTTCCCTTACGGTCGGCCAGATCGCCGATGAAGTCGGTTATCCGGACCTCCATTATTTCAGCCGGCTGTTCAAGCGCTGCGAAGGCTTGTCGCCGATGCAATACGCGCAGTCGCTGCGATCGAGGTTCAGTTGA
- a CDS encoding discoidin domain-containing protein has translation MKRISRLAAWIIGVVGVIAFGLAAHADQADAAVYYVNNQSGAGCSNASAGTSTTAPWCDFTPVNARTFAAGDQVLLRSGATWTGQTLTLKGSGTATNPIVLSAYGTGAKPIIAPGTTDAVAVLIDGYAGWKITGLELKNAWEGIRLQYDHAYNRDYIWIENMTIRDMTAAYNSAPATYNHTSAGISVKTMADAVSPAYTDKVNAPGRLTALTNLTIKNVAFYNCDTATWFGAPVSGFNPNEHLWTKHVVMDNLTIDGGGMWGFNVLFVDGGTLTNLTAKNIGAVSNPFGSAGMVVAYSKNVEVIGGEIANVARHPDQNYDGVGFDFEGVGKNISLRGMNIHDTAGAGIFHFNNSSLPDVDSVIENNVVSHYGTNPGNSSEGIQFAGGTGIVTNNVFNNSRGRSTYGGTYGGFYFAANTVNTVSTGYVPTAPSALPSPAGTGLVASQTLGTLRNDSNGEVGFKFTTGAGVVSVNGLGRRFTAGNEKSHTLKLYRDSDKAMLGACSVRTSAGTPDSLGYQYCKLAESVTLLPGTAYLLVTTEDNGGDQWYSDNTTITLGFGTVGGSVYNNGTGWSTGISGNRAYGPVTLLYQVNLAYGGTASASSTDTANGYSAAKVNDGTATTDFNGWASASPVMPQWVQIDFGANRTFGRVELFTTSGYELRNYQLQVWNGTSWVDCVPAVTGNTQAHRTHIFTAVTGSKIRVYATLGDAASSYARVNEIQVFSS, from the coding sequence ATGAAAAGAATATCCCGGTTGGCGGCATGGATCATCGGCGTTGTCGGCGTCATCGCGTTCGGGCTTGCAGCCCATGCGGATCAGGCGGATGCCGCGGTCTACTACGTGAACAACCAGAGCGGCGCCGGCTGCAGCAACGCGTCGGCAGGCACGTCGACGACGGCGCCCTGGTGCGACTTTACCCCGGTCAACGCCCGGACGTTCGCTGCCGGAGACCAGGTGCTGCTCAGGAGCGGCGCGACCTGGACCGGACAGACGCTGACGCTTAAGGGCAGCGGAACGGCGACCAATCCCATCGTGTTATCCGCCTACGGCACGGGCGCGAAGCCGATCATCGCACCCGGCACGACGGATGCCGTCGCCGTGCTCATTGACGGTTATGCGGGGTGGAAGATAACGGGCCTGGAGCTGAAGAACGCCTGGGAAGGCATACGGCTCCAGTACGATCATGCGTACAACCGGGACTACATCTGGATCGAAAATATGACGATCCGCGATATGACGGCCGCATACAATAGCGCGCCGGCGACTTACAACCATACGTCCGCCGGCATCAGCGTCAAGACGATGGCCGACGCCGTGTCTCCCGCGTATACCGACAAGGTCAATGCGCCGGGCAGACTGACGGCGCTTACGAATTTAACGATCAAAAACGTGGCGTTCTACAATTGCGACACCGCCACCTGGTTCGGGGCGCCCGTGTCAGGCTTTAATCCGAACGAGCATTTATGGACGAAGCATGTCGTCATGGACAATCTGACGATCGACGGGGGCGGCATGTGGGGCTTCAACGTTCTCTTCGTGGATGGGGGGACGCTCACCAACCTGACGGCCAAAAACATCGGCGCCGTCTCCAATCCGTTCGGCTCGGCCGGCATGGTGGTCGCTTATTCAAAGAACGTGGAGGTGATCGGCGGCGAGATCGCGAACGTGGCCAGACACCCCGATCAAAATTACGACGGCGTCGGCTTCGACTTCGAAGGTGTCGGCAAGAACATTTCGCTGCGCGGGATGAACATTCACGATACGGCCGGAGCGGGCATATTCCACTTCAACAATTCGAGTCTGCCGGACGTCGATTCGGTCATTGAAAACAACGTCGTCAGCCATTACGGCACGAATCCGGGCAACAGCAGCGAAGGAATCCAGTTTGCCGGCGGCACCGGGATCGTAACGAACAATGTGTTCAACAACAGCCGCGGCCGCAGTACGTACGGCGGAACCTACGGCGGATTCTACTTTGCGGCGAATACGGTGAATACCGTGTCGACAGGTTACGTTCCGACGGCGCCGTCCGCCCTGCCTTCCCCGGCCGGGACCGGACTGGTCGCTTCGCAGACGCTGGGCACGCTGCGCAACGATTCCAACGGCGAAGTCGGCTTCAAGTTCACGACCGGCGCCGGCGTTGTCAGCGTGAACGGGCTGGGAAGGCGATTCACTGCAGGCAATGAAAAGTCGCATACGCTCAAGCTGTATCGCGACAGCGACAAGGCGATGCTCGGCGCATGCAGCGTCCGGACGTCCGCGGGAACGCCGGATTCGCTCGGTTATCAATATTGCAAGCTGGCGGAAAGCGTGACGCTTCTACCGGGCACCGCCTACCTGCTCGTGACGACCGAGGATAATGGCGGCGATCAGTGGTACAGCGACAATACGACGATCACGCTTGGCTTCGGGACGGTTGGCGGCTCGGTCTACAACAACGGAACCGGATGGAGTACCGGGATATCGGGCAACCGCGCCTATGGTCCCGTGACGCTGCTGTACCAGGTCAACCTGGCCTACGGCGGCACCGCATCAGCGTCGTCGACGGATACCGCCAACGGCTATTCGGCGGCAAAGGTGAACGACGGAACGGCCACCACCGACTTTAACGGCTGGGCCAGCGCTTCGCCGGTTATGCCGCAGTGGGTGCAAATCGACTTCGGCGCGAATCGGACCTTCGGCCGGGTGGAGCTGTTTACGACGAGCGGGTACGAGCTGCGGAACTACCAGCTGCAGGTATGGAACGGCACGTCCTGGGTCGATTGCGTCCCGGCCGTGACAGGTAATACGCAGGCGCATCGTACGCATATTTTTACGGCCGTCACCGGCTCCAAGATCCGGGTATACGCGACGCTCGGCGATGCCGCCAGCAGCTACGCGCGCGTCAACGAAATTCAAGTATTCAGCAGCTGA